In the genome of Candoia aspera isolate rCanAsp1 chromosome 1, rCanAsp1.hap2, whole genome shotgun sequence, one region contains:
- the FIGN gene encoding fidgetin: protein MISSTSVYGLKMQWTPEHAQWPEQHFDITSTTRSPAHKVEAYRGHLQRTYQYAWANDDISALTASNLLKKYAEKYSGILEGPAERPILGNYVEPPSGLVNGRKSESEPWQPSLNSESVYPMNCVPDVITASKAGVSAALPPADVSASIGSSPGVAGNLTEPSYSSSTCGSHTVPSLHSGLPSQEYAAGYNGSYLHTSYSGQPAPALPSPHPSPLHSSGLLQPPPPPPPPPALVPGYNGTSNLSSYSYPPASYPPQSAVGPGYSPGGAPPPSAYLPSGIPAPTPLPPTTVPGYTYQSHGLTPIAPPALTNSSATSLKRKAFYMAGQGEMDSSYGNYNYGQQRSTQSPMYRMPDNSISSASRGNGFDRSAESSSLAFKPTKQIMAPEQQRKFNQSSRALTPPSYSSAKNSLGSRASEPFGKYSSPVMNEHSEEHRQLLPHPMQGPGLRAATSSNHSVDEQLKNTDAHLMDLVTNEIINQGPPVDWNDIAGLDLVKAVIKEEVLWPVLRSDAFNGLTALPRSILLFGPRGTGKTLLGRCIATQLGATFFKLTGSGLATKWLGEGEKIVHASFLVARCRQPSVIFVSDIDMLLSSQVTEEHSPVCRMRTEFLMQLDTVLTSAEDQIVVICATSKPEEIDESLRRYFMKRLLIPLPDSTARHQIIVQLLSQHNYCLSDKEVALLVQRTEGFSGLDVAHLCQEAVVGPLHAMPATDLSALMPSQLRPVTYQDFDKAFCKIQPSISPKELDTYVEWNKMFGCSQ from the coding sequence GCTTGAAGATGCAGTGGACGCCAGAACATGCCCAGTGGCCAGAGCAGCACTTTGACATCACTTCAACCACCCGCTCTCCCGCCCACAAGGTAGAAGCTTACCGCGGACATCTGCAGCGCACCTATCAGTATGCATGGGCTAACGATGACATCTCTGCTCTCACGGCCTCAAATCTGCTGAAGAAATATGCGGAAAAGTATTCCGGCATTTTGGAAGGGCCAGCTGAACGGCCCATCCTGGGTAACTATGTGGAGCCTCCGTCAGGGCTGGTGAATGGTCGCAAAAGTGAAAGTGAGCCATGGCAGCCTTCTCTGAACTCTGAGAGTGTTTATCCTATGAACTGTGTCCCGGATGTTATTACTGCCAGCAAAGCTGGAGTAAGTGCTGCCCTCCCTCCGGCAGATGTCTCTGCCAGTATAGGGAGTTCACCTGGGGTGGCTGGTAACCTGACAGAACCTAGTTATTCAAGTAGTACATGTGGAAGTCATACAGTACCTAGTCTGCATTCAGGGCTCCCATCTCAGGAATATGCCGCAGGATATAACGGATCTTACCTGCATACAAGTTACAGTGGCCAGCCAGCACCTGCACTTCCTTCACCTCATCCCTCTCCTTTGCATAGCTCTGGGCTTTTACAGCCACCCCCTCCGCCACCGCCTCCACCAGCCCTAGTGCCAGGCTACAATGGGACATCTAACCTTTCCAGTTACAGCTATCCGCCGGCAAGTTATCCCCCTCAAAGTGCTGTGGGGCCTGGCTATAGCCCTGGTGGTGCACCGCCTCCTTCAGCATATCTGCCTTCAGGTATCCCTGCACCAactcctctcccccccaccacagTACCTGGGTACACCTACCAGAGTCATGGGTTAACACCCATTGCGCCGCCTGCCCTGACCAACAGCTCAGCAACGTCTCTCAAGAGAAAAGCTTTCTATATGGCAGGACAAGGAGAAATGGACTCCAGCTACGGAAATTACAACTATGGCCAACAGAGATCTACACAAAGTCCCATGTACAGGATGCCTGACAACAGCATTTCCAGTGCCAGCAGAGGGAATGGCTTTGACCGAAGCGCTGAATCCTCCTCCTTGGCATTTAAGCCAACCAAACAGATCATGGCTCCCGAGCAGCAAAGGAAATTTAACCAGTCCAGTCGGGCTCTGACGCCCCCTTCCTACAGTTCTGCTAAAAATTCCCTTGGCTCCAGAGCAAGCGAGCCCTTTGGGAAGTATAGCTCTCCCGTCATGAATGAACACAGCGAAGAACATAGGCAGCTTCTTCCTCATCCAATGCAAGGCCCGGGACTTCGTGCAGCTACCTCATCCAACCACTCTGTGGACGAGCAATTGAAGAACACTGATGCGCACCTCATGGACCTTGTGACCAATGAGATTATCAACCAAGGACCCCCTGTGGACTGGAATGACATTGCTGGACTAGATTTGGTGAAGGCTGTCATTAAAGAGGAGGTTTTATGGCCAGTCTTGAGGTCAGATGCATTTAATGGGCTGACTGCTCTACCTCGGAGCATTCTTTTGTTTGGACCTCGGGGAACAGGCAAAACATTACTGGGCAGATGTATAGCTACCCAATTGGGTGCCACATTTTTCAAACTCACAGGTTCTGGTCTTGCCACAAAGTGgttaggagaaggagaaaaaattgTTCACGCTTCCTTCCTGGTGGCAAGGTGCCGACAACCCTCGGTGATTTTTGTTAGTGACATTGATATGCTCCTCTCATCCCAAGTGACTGAAGAGCACAGTCCAGTATGTCGGATGAGAACCGAGTTCCTTATGCAGCTGGACACCGTGCTAACTTCTGCCGAGGACCAAATAGTAGTAATCTGTGCCACCAGTAAACCGGAAGAAATAGATGAATCTCTTCGAAGGTACTTCATGAAACGACTTTTAATCCCACTCCCTGACAGCACAGCCAGGCACCAGATAATAGTACAGCTGCTTTCACAGCACAATTACTGCCTCAGCGATAAGGAGGTTGCACTGCTAGTCCAGCGTACAGAAGGCTTTTCTGGACTCGATGTGGCTCATTTGTGTCAGGAAGCTGTAGTGGGCCCTCTTCATGCCATGCCAGCCACAGACCTTTCAGCCCTTATGCCCAGTCAGTTGAGGCCTGTTACGTACCAAGACTTTGACAAGGCTTTCTGCAAAATACAGCCTAGCATCTCTCCAAAGGAGCTCGATACATATGTTGAATGGAACAAAATGTTTGGTTGCAGTCAGTGA